In Miscanthus floridulus cultivar M001 chromosome 8, ASM1932011v1, whole genome shotgun sequence, the sequence GTGACCTGCGCCACCCTTCGCAAGGGAGTCTTTGCAGCCGCCGCTGCAATGATGATCATCAACCTCTTGGCGTCCCTTGTGTACTACTGGAGTTACTCAAAAGCCGCGACGGGCGGATTCATGAAGCACGAAAATGAGGTTGGTGTGGGCATGACGGATTACGGCCTTGACAAGGGTGTTTCTGGGCCCTGAGTGAGGAGATGGAATCTTACTGGCGTCTCTGCACTAGGGGTTGCACCTGCGGTATGATATATCGTTGAAATGTATGTGCACTAAGTTCTGTTGTTTGCCTACGGTGTGAATGATGTACCATGATTGTACTCTGACATGTGTTAGTCAGTGGTGATGTTGTATGGTCGTGATTTATATCTATGAAAAATGTGGTAGCATTAGCTGTACTAGCCGTTGTGCACGACACGGACATGGCTTCCTGCTCACAGCGGTGGTTGTAAAACAGCAGAAATCAGAAAGCGGGACTTCAGCCCTTGTTTAGGtggagaaatttggattttggggttactgtagcacgttcgtttttatttggcaaatagtgttcaaatatggactaattaggctcaaaacgttcgtctcgcaatttttcatcaaactgtgcaattagtttttcttttcgtctacatttaatgcttcatgcatggaccgtaaacattcgatgtgatagatactgtagcaactttttggaagttggggtggaactaaacaagggctcaatgTTCTTCGCTGTCATTAAATCATGCAAGGTGGTACTGTACTGATTTTGCACTAAAATAGCATCTGTTGCGCATGCAAGGACCGGCtgcgcctttttttttttttgacaacaagaCCGGCTGCACCTTTATTCGCAGCCTAAAgttaagggtctgtttggattgTAGGATTTTTGCAGGATTTTTTTAGGGTGTCGTTTCTAAGGAAAGAAAGTACGTGGGTGCGTTTGGAACAAGGGAAAGGAGATTTCCGTTCCGGAGGAAAGGAAACGAGCTACGTGCATTTCATAGGAAAAAAAACATCCGGTTAGAACCAATGGAAATCTCGCTGGCGCTTATCACGGCTGCAAGCGCTCTTTCCGCCTTATGATTCCTATGTTACGAATTTCTGCGTTCCAAACAGCCTAAATTTTCTGTTCCCGTGTTTTGAAATCCCATAGTTTTTCACTTTTTATCGTACCTTATTCCTACGTTTTTTTCCCTATTTCTACGTTTTGGATTCATTCATTCTAAACATGCCCCAGTGCTGTTTCCATCCTAGTAGTACCTCCGGGGCATGTGTATACTTGGGGAAATTTACTGCACATAGTGATAGTTTACGTTGACATAGCACAAAAGAAGTACTTGCAATATTGTCGACAGCACAAAAAATTGCCCTAAAAAAATTTTAAACATGTTAACCACTCATCGGGATCATGAATATAAGTGAGTTGGAGTCAGCTGCCATAATTTTCTTTTATTGCACTCGTCAGGATTTGAGTACGAGATATTTGGATGCATCGATCAATTTAACTCAAAAGTTTAAGATACTACATTGAGGTATGTGATTGTTATGTTAAGTTTTTTTATGGTAAAATTAGTTGGTGCATGGAAAACAATATACTGTCAGTACCCAGCGTCTTGAGTTTGAATTCTGGCGGATGCAATTACATAAAATAATTACACTTAACTTGTACTTTTTTCGTGTTCGAAGCCCCGGTGGATGCAATTAAATAAGGGGGGTGTTTGAAACTGCTCCACTCCACGTTCTTCAGCGTCCGCTCCACGTTTTTTAGCCAAACAGGTTTAGCTCCACGCATTCCACAAACTCTAGGTGTCGAGGTTATGATACCCCGGGTATCTTaagacaccgattagttagcTTCACGGGCGGCCCACGACACACAAGCTGGTACAAGCCCGAGCGACCGTGGCCCAACTAAGCTGTGTAGACATGGGCCAAACACCACGATGAGGAGTCGGCCActacctcctccctctcccttcacCGCGCGTCGCACCGCACGACCTCTCTTCCGTCCCGACCCCTGAGAAGGGCAAGAGGGGTCGAGTTCCATCAAGTACACCTACCCTAACAAGAACAGGCATGCCTGCTCATTCCGCCAGGACCAAGGGGACAGCAGTCTCGGAGCAGGCGTCGTCCCTGCGCCACACCGCAGACAAGGCAGGACTACCAGGCGGTGATGACAGGTGCAATAACCACCGTCCAAATATGGCCCAACGGGACGGACGTACGactccacccactatgggatggggctCACGATAGCGGCCTTGACTTTCAAGACTGCCCAAGCCAATGAAGGCCACGACCCCAAAGTTCGGGATCGTGGCCATTGGCTCCATGAGCAGCAAGACGACTAACGACCCGGGGGAGGCTACCAACTCCTGTTCGACACCCACGGGACATGAGGAGGACAAGACGGagaccacgtcgcataggatggcCGGTGAACCACCACTGTGCCAACAGTGCCGCCATAACCGGCACAGTAGCACAATGCTACCCCATACCATGATGTGGCAcaaagaccatgacgacaaccacgccCAGACATGTGCTACATCAAGACAAGACAACATTCCTTGCCGGCCAAGTTAGCTAGGTTctctccctcaggctcatgacccctcggtcgggagaacctatcGCTTTGTACATGGCCTGGCTCCGGAcactatataagggcagccagggcacccctcCAAGGCATCAGAATCTTGAATCCTTCATTCGGGCAGTCCCTTTCCATTCTCCTACCTCTTTCACCCTTCTTGCATAcccctattgtaagaacttcagagcattcaacaaAGGAACACGTACTCAATCttctctgagactagacatagggctttggcctgaaccagtacaattccttatgtcttttggatgctaccatcatcttcttgGAGCAACGCAACCATCATACAAATTTACTAATCAGTCGATAAAAcatcaacagttggcgcgccaagtaggggacagtcgcgcactctcattattgagaaggaagcgatAGCTCCTCGCACCATTGATGGATTCGCCCATGGAATGGACCCAGCGGCCGCATACATCATGGGAACCCCGAGTATGTTGGCGTCGACGAGCCAGCGCCCACGTTCGCCTTCAGCCCTGGCTAGGTTCTCCACCCTGGAGTCCTAGACTCCATGGCCTACGGCGGACACACTCTCGAAAACGCCTCCTAGTGGCcgcatcctagagttcacctacatagggGGCCAGCACCCTCTCTTATCACTAGCCATGGCCCGGTCTTCCATCCAAGAAACCCAAGGCACGTGGCTTATGGCGAGCTTGCCCATAGAATGGCCCTTAGTGGCCACATCCTCTTGGGAAACCACGAGATCGCTCGCACTAACGAGTTCACGCCCATTACCAGCTCCTACCCCGTCTAGGCCCTCCACGCTGGATGCCTGGATCCCACGGTAGGACCATGCCCTGAACAGCATATCGTCGTCGACGGGCCACGACAGATCAAAGCGCACACGAGCGACTAAACCATCCACCGCCATACGGCGTCGTCGCAAGTGACCGAACGGCCATCCGGCATCATCCCTCGCAAGGTCAAGCCTGGACCCTAGGCCAGGCCACACGCACCAGACCGGCCATCCGCCACGATGGTATGAACTGTCAATCCTCCCGTGGAGGCGTGTGCATCCGAGGACGCGTGTCCTCCGAACGCGTGCCACGCCGCAATAAGCAGGTCCCACTCACTCTCCATCATAGACGGCAACCACAGCCAGGAGCGAAGAAGCAACGACATCAACGTCGTCGTGGCACGAGGTCTCAGGCGTTAAGATGGTCGAGCCCTCATGACCAAGGGCATCCCTAGGCCAAACACGGAGAAGCTGTCCTCGAGGGCTCGCGAGCCCGCCAAGGACATCAAGACGGCAAGGGTCGGCTCGAGGGATTCTTGAAGTATGACCCGCGCTGGTAAAGCTGGATATcgagctggctcggctcggcttggctcggctcggTCTGGCTCGGTaggataacgagctggctcggctcggctcattataCCTAACGAGCTAAAAaactagctcggctcggctcgaggAAAAGCTCGAGCTAGCTCGTTTGGCTCATGAGCCAGGGACAAAAAAAAATGTAAAATGAAGACTACCATACATTTCAATGAGTCATACATGATACACCACATATTTATCCATCATACATGCTAGCAGCAAGCATCGTATGCATACACAAGCAATAGAGTACAAATTAGGTCCATCGTCCATGTCTCCATCACATATTCATCCATCAACTATCATCCATGCAAATTACAAAGTACGACATCAGCTAGATAGGAAGGGCGCATAAACATAACATAAGTTAACATAGCAGAATGACACATTGTTGAAGTTCCATCATTCTGtatttccatgcaaacacacaaAAGGCATGGTCAGTTAAGACTTCTCCATGGCAAAATGTCCCTTGGTCAGTCCTTCCCCCTTTCCTATAGGTCAATAACAGTACAACAAACAACACTGTGTTAACAAGATGATAAgcaacaagaaaaaaaaagaatgcaCAAACTGAGCACATGTACCCCACTAGACACTAATTGCTTGACACCATGCATTTTGGGAATTCAATAGACtcgacatcatcttcatcatctccaacctaaaaatagaaaaaatattagCATGTCACAGGAGAAACAAAGTTGAACAGAGAGAACAAGTtatatacttatatatatgaatCCATACCACAAGAGGATGATTGTTGTCTTCATAAGTGTCCCTTATCCAGCTAGATGCACATACTAATGCCTGAACTGTGGCCGGCTTTAAAGAGCTTCTGTAGTCATCAATAACTCGACCTGCATTACTGAAGGTGCACTCTGATGATACACTGCTCACTGGAACAGCCAAGAACCTCTTTGCCAAGCTAGACACAACTGGAAATCTATGACAGTTCACATTCCAATATCTGAGTAAGTTGAAATGCTTGTTATCTATGGGCTCATTTGGTTCATCTAGATAAATCAGCAGCTCAGATTTTGAACTTTCTGTAACACTAGATTGCAAAAATGACTGGAAATCACTTGCAATAGAAGCCATTGAGCTGGTTGTATCAAGTGAAGCTATGGTTGATTGCCTGTTCATGCCATTGTCACCCATCTTTTGCCGATTTAATATCTCATACTTGTTATAGAGCCTTTCCAACTCTTGGTTGATGTCATTAATCTCAATTTCACACCTAACTGGGTCAAAAATCTGTGCAAAACACCATTTAATGTACCTCATCTTGAACCTAGGGTCAAGAATTGTAGCAATAACCAtaacattgttcttctcctcccaaTATTTATCAAATTTCTCCAACATAGCAGCAGCCATACTCATTAAATATGTATCTCTAGATTGCTGCGCTCCTATCAATGCTCTCTTAACTTTCACTATGTAAGGATAGAAACAATTGACAGTTGGATAGAGTGACCCAGAAAATGCAGTAGTGGCCTCTGCCATTGTTCCTAATATTGGCCTAATTTTTCCAAACAATACCCAATCTGAATCCGAAGGTTTCCAAACATAGCTGGTGTCTACATCTTCGTAATAACCAAATGCATCCTTATAGTCAATGCACGTATCTAGCATTTTATAAGTTGAATTCCACCTTGTTTTAACATCCAAAGCTAAACCTCTTCCTACTTTGACAGAATAATTGTTGCATACTTCCACAAACTTATACATGCGAGATGGAGACCTCTTAAAGTATTTCACTGTGTTCCTCAAGCAAGTTATCAAATTATCTATTGGTTGGAGGCCATCATTAACAACCAAATTGACTATGTGAGCAGCACAACGAATATGAAAGTAATTAGGATCAAATACTGAATTCTTTCTAGCAAGAAGCTTTGCCTTCAAATTTGTAACAGCCGTATCATTGTTTGTAGCATTATCAAGAGTTATTGTAGTGACCTTGTCTTCTATTTTCCATTCTACCATACACTCAAAAACAGCCTGAGCTATGACAATACCAGTGTGGGGAGGATCCACCTCGATAAAGTTCAAGACACGGCATTGCAAAACCCAATTCTCATCTATATAATGTGCCACCAAACACATGTACTGAAGGTTCTGATTAGACGTCCATAAATCAGTGGTTAAACTTATTGATTCTGCCTCTTTCAGACTCCTCTTGAGTTGGTTTTTTTCAGATTCATAAACCCTCATGCATTCATTTTTTATAGACTTCCTACCAATAAATTCATAGTTACCATTCATCCATTTCATCAAGATATTAAACCATTTATGCTCTACCATCCTAAATGAATACTCATGAGCAATTATCATCTTGGCAATCAATTCTCTAGTGTGCTCGTGATCATATTCAGTAGGATTAACAACAAGAGAATTGCCATCATCTGGACCAAAGTTTAGTGTACCTTGAGCTTTAGCCTTTGCCAACTTGTTCTGATATTGTGTGCAATTAGCCAGGTGCCGGTTCAGAGTTGTTGTAGCACCACCTGGATGGTACACATAACTCCTATAGCAGAACTTACACTTTGCCTTTGTCTCCATGACACCCCTCTCCTTCTTGGATGGGACATTGACAATCTTAAAATGTTTCCAGCAATTAGCCCTTTTGCCTCTTGCTATCTTGCACTTGGGAGACAATGTAACACCAGCTTTTTTCCCTCCTGTCTTTGCCTTCTTAGCCTTTGATGTGCCATCATCAACCTCATCACCCCTCTGGCTTCCACTTCCACCATCAACTGTAGGTAGGCTTTCAGACATATCATCCCTATGGTCGAAGCTGTTATCATCATCCTCCTCATCTTCTAAAACTTTCTCCAATGGCTGCACAAACAAACATACATGTATTAATGTATATAGTTGAATCATTGCTATTGCATTAAAAATAAAGTATGACATTCTTCATTTTTTGGGATAAATTAGATAACATACCACCACGTCAATGGACAGAGTGGGATTCGATGAAGACCGAGTGCTAGTTCGTCGTCCACAAAGCTTACTCCTTGACTCCAAACTTGGAGGACGCGGCGATGCACTGTTCTCGCCCTCCATGGCCGTGGCTGACATGGCACAAAGCACTGCTTATGTTTTGCTGTTCATTCTAGGAATTGCAACATCTTCTGTTTTTATATGGCTGTTTGGTTGTGTGCAAGGCTTATTTTCTACTCAGACATTAGGCAATCAATCTACGCAAATCCTTTTCTTATAACAGAACAAAAATCAATCAGTTGTTCAGAATTGATGTTACAACAAATGCTTTCCACTCAGCCAAACAGAGAAACGCACCCTATATACTGAAAATAGATCAGAAATCCCAGCAGTCCAAAACTGAAAATAGATCAGGAATCCCAGCAACCCATTCGGCACAGCCGGGATTCCAAAACTGAAAATAGATCAGAAGTCCCAGCAAAGGAGCAAAACTTCATCTACGGCAACGCCTCCATTGTTCAAAAAAGATTGTTCAATTTGCTAAGCCGCGTGGCTTGTTCCTCTCAGCCAGAAGAACATCCTTCCGTGCCTCGTACAACACCCAGGTGATGCCGGAATGTGGCATGACCTTCAGGCAGCTTGCCCCCCACCCACGGGCCACGGTAAAGCCCCAGGAAGCCCTCCCCCCGGATCACCTGACCACCTCTGACAAAGCAGCAATCGACAAAGGAAGATCTAGAGGAAAAAGGAGAGAGGAGTGACCGAGTGAACCAGACCTGCTCGCACACGGAGAGCCGCTGGTCGCGGCCGCCTGACTTGTGGTCGTAGCGTCAGGCGTCTCGCTCGCCCCGTCGTCGCCACGGTCGCGTGCTGGCCCTGCGCCCCTGCTGCAGTCGCGACTCGTGAGCTTGCGGCGGCCAGGCGGCTCCGCGGCTGTGCGTGAGCCCCTGAGGAGGCTTAGGGTTTTATTCTGTACTTCTGTTATGTGCCGATGCCGATGTGCCGTGCGCATGGGCCTTGGGCTGGGGGCCTGTGGGCTGTGGACTGCGAAAATGCGGCCTGTAGCCTTTCCTGGAAACGCAACTCGTTGAGCTCGCGAGTAGCtcgcgagctagctcggctcggctcgttatactAACGAGCTAAAACCtaggctcggctcggctcgttatcctaacgagccgagtcaagccgagccgagccagccgcgagtcgagcgagctaacgagcttcgagttttccGTCCAGCTTTACGCGCTGGCTGTGACCGCTCCGGACAATAGAGAAGCGCTTTCACCAGCATGCGGTTCATGATCCGCAACGACCTCGTCGCGGACAAGCACTCGGGGGCTCACCCACGTCCTGAGCAACGACAGTAGGATCCACGACAGCTTCCGGTACATCGATCGGTTACGACAACTCTATCCCTAGCTTCTTTACCTGAGCACGTTCACATACATGTGTAGGTTCACCCATAGCTCCAATAGCATAGAGCCAGCTCGTAGATTAAACCCAAGAACATGACACTCGCACAACTTATTTTAGCGTTGTTCACTTCCGAGTGACATGTCCCAGCCTGCATCGGCAGCCGGACATGACTCACTCGTggggatgtaacaccctaaaatttgcatgattttaaaatagggGAAAATGATATAATTatatattttgtgagcatttaaatttaggaaaataataactttgttaaaattaaagtcaaatataggtctacatacatgtatgtgcatacatgctgctgtgtattatttttgaattgtgtggtttgaaatcaaacttcaaattgatttaaatttgcatttcaaaattggtttggaaaatttgaaaagaaaaatgatttCTTTTCTCCTCCCCTCTATTCGGCCTGTTGGCCCAGCTCCCGCACGGCCTGCCTCTCTCCCGTTTTGGCCCGCCTACAGGCTTCGCTTCTCCACAATGGCCCAGTAAGCGGCCCAACCGTGCGCCACgctcctcctctctctcattGACAGCCGGGACTGCTCTGTCAGGGTCTTCTTCCTCATGCGTGTTCACCTCGGACTCTGCCGCGCCGACATGACCACCTCCTCTATGCCGTGCCTTGCCATGCCGCCCAAGCCAAATCGCTCATAAATAGCAGCCACCCGTGCCCGCGCCGCTTCCCTATCAAAGCTGAGCAAGCCGCAGCCACCCCGTGCCCTATAATAGCGCCGCCGCGAGCTTGGAGATTCACCACCGCCGCGTTCGTTGTTCTGCATCCTCTTTGCCTCCACGACTGCCTTGCTGGGCTTCTACGTGAAGTAAGCAAGCTTTGAGTACCCCCTTGACCCCACTCTCGCTTTCAACCGCTGGTGCGAGCTTGCCATTGCATCACCGGATTTCTGAGCCGCCAAATCAAGCTCCGCATTGTCACCATGCCATCGCAGCCACTCTAAACCTCTCCTTCGAGTTCGTCTTGAGCTCCTCTTGCTTCCCGTGCCTTTTTTGTGTCCAATGGTGGTCAGAGTCACCGATTCACCCAACTCTGGTGAGGTCCAAGcctctccggccatggcgccgccgtgcacaACGCCGCTCCGGCGACCTCCATTCCCTGATCTGATTTGCACCGCCCGATCTGAGATCAatggcccagattagaagataccctttcgtctgtcattttgcaaaaaggcccttacAATTATTTGGATCTTAACCCGCAGTCCCTGAACTTTTGTTAAAGAGCCCATGTCTTTTCTTCGAATGGTGGCCACAGTCCCTGGTTCGGTTTAAAATcggattttaattattttaaattcgaaaatcaagtttgatctatttacaaaactgccactaccttctgtgggccataaaatctttgttttaactccgatttgatccgttcaacttgcgttaggttcgtaattccataatctacatgttcatactattgttaagtatattttcaacttttaaaatttgatgttagatttaatctattattttactaaaggaaatcttgtttaattcgtaactcttcgttttagctccgatttttgtgattatcgcgtctgtgtgttcgtagtgtgacgtagattcgttttacaaactttttatcttgattttatgttgattgttgtactgttctaatcatagcttttgtttgctatgcatgattgcttttggatgcttgtatgttgccgTGATTATCGAGTATATATGATGAGCAATACGTGGATgaccaagagtactactttgacaagCAGGATCAGCAAGAGCACTTTGTTCAAAGCAAGTATATCATgagattatccttgtttcctataaactttaatacatttaattaatGTTGCATATgccaccttgatagggattccctagaattaaacttatagcttgtctcctatgggatatgcattgggtagctttgctagtgctcaattaaaccatgatcttgtaacttgactaatggtatatgcaataaacattaaaatatgactttttagcaacttggaaataggggactggagtgtttagctaatttctaaatgcttcagattcctctccctaaggacttatctgtaagcaaaCATCCGGGACCTAcaatatagctgtgagggctacatggctctagctttagctaagtatgaggacctttttctagcttgttagaggttatctttattggcgtaagaatggcttgacgaatcggatatagtgtggcctctgtccccttaAGTATAGCCTGcgcatcattgtgccatcgggatggggggctctacatctgtttgtcaagtgaatctaatggccctaacttattagacgaatctttgaaaggcttcatagtgacccctgcctgctcaccttggaaagTGTTTTCGGAGTAATTAACTcgagcatatgggtatcacgactcatagtgaaagtgtacaacatctgcagagtgtaaaactagtatatcacccgtgctcatggtcacgagcggccttggacccttatggaatagaggatcactaagaattatccatttatgctattcattattcatgtttacattgattatGTGTTCTACTATGGGatttaaaacaacttgttgctactcttatgctaaaattgtgacaactaaaagctgaatgctgtgaaacctgtgtcaagccttttgagcctcatgaaccccatgttacacttgttgaatacgacatgtacttacgcttgtttatttttattatttagataaaaatcctggatgggtaatagatgactaTGGTAATgttgactttcctgaggattactagacttgtggtcaaccagttgacgtccctatgatatggagcttccatgaGAGATTTATCTTTATACTTCTgttacatttatgtgaagactctgtcttattattcgtgatataataaacacttgtgatgatactatttataatttgttggcttatatgtgactgatctctgggcgcatataagattttgcatcccattttatccttaaaatcgggtgtgatagGGGACCACACATAAAGGCATGCATATATATGCTCTAAGGCGTAGCACTGCTTGTCATCATCCCAGTGACCCATTTCGAGTTTTTTTCCGATCGTACCTCGCGCCGCGATGAATCAGTGACCTGCTTCTCAACTTCTCATTCGTACTAAGGGGTCGCTCAGACCAAGCCTCACGAACTAGCTCCAAGGCAAGACCAAGAACCCGCGCACGAGCTCGGAGGGGAATCAGGCGCTGTTTCGTTCAAGGCAAAGGGAACGAGGGGAAACAAAACTCTTGTCGCCTGCTTGTTTTCTTCTCGCATCGCATTGGATCTGTGACATGCCCCCAACGTCTTACCGTGCCGTTAGGTTGCGCACCTTTTAGCCCCACAGGCCAGCCCCCAAGCTAAAACACACACCCACGTGTGCGAGACTAGGGGAACAGAGCACATTCTGACTCGAACAGAAAGAAAGCAAAAAAGGCAGCAAAATGACAAACGAATGCATCGACCAAACACCATATATACACAAAATATAGTGTAATTCATTACAATAGGATCACCCATGTCATACAACATATCCATGTGGACAACTATCATGCACCGAAAGCTTGGTACTGGAGGCGGACGGTGGTAGCCGACGCCTTGTTCGCGAGGACCTCTGCACACGagcggcggaattgccgatgtaAGGATCTCGTTGTCGGATTTTTTCGATGAGTACCCTTGCCCCACGGCATCATAATCGACACCATCATAATGCGAGTCGACGCCCTCTAGTCCACAACCGTCCTCTCTACCAAATCTGAGAGTGGCTTTGTGCATAACCCTGAAAAAACAACCGGTCCTTAACGAAGTCTAATAACCAAGCGAAAGCACGAGGCAGGTAGAAAAAACTCACCGGTGCAAGTGGAGCAGAGACTCTAGCACTCAGCTTCGAGACGCTGGCGACCCTGCTCGGCCTCATTTCTAGCAGCGTCCGTCGTGTTGATCTTTGTCTCCTGAACAGCTAATGCCTCCTTGAGACCGGCCACCTAGGTCTTCAGCAAACCGATTTGAGACTGAGCCCGTGCCCCCTGCTCCGCAAGCTAACCCTGAGCCGAATCAATCACTCTAGTGGTATTGATCAGACCCTGACGCAGCTCCGCCTATGCCTTCTGGGAAGCTTCTAGCTCCTGACACAAGCGCCGCACCTCTGTCTCCGCCTTGACCAGGCGGCCACGGTCCATGACACACCCCGCCTGCATTCGGTAGGCCAAGCAGCacaggaaccaggatttctccatTGAAGTCCTCATCAGCCCCTGCAAAAAGAAAGAGATGACCACACCATCTAACGGAAAAAGTATGACTCGGGcaacaagctcaaggacaaatcgAGGCAAAGAAGGTCCACCTACCCGCGGGCCATGACCTCATCGGTCATCAACCGCTGGGCCTCCG encodes:
- the LOC136471874 gene encoding zinc finger BED domain-containing protein RICESLEEPER 2-like, whose translation is METKAKCKFCYRSYVYHPGGATTTLNRHLANCTQYQNKLAKAKAQGTLNFGPDDGNSLVVNPTEYDHEHTRELIAKMIIAHEYSFRMVEHKWFNILMKWMNGNYEFIGRKSIKNECMRVYESEKNQLKRSLKEAESISLTTDLWTSNQNLQYMCLVAHYIDENWVLQCRVLNFIEVDPPHTGIVIAQAVFECMVEWKIEDKVTTITLDNATNNDTAVTNLKAKLLARKNSVFDPNYFHIRCAAHIVNLVVNDGLQPIDNLITCLRNTVKYFKRSPSRMYKFVEVCNNYSVKVGRGLALDVKTRWNSTYKMLDTCIDYKDAFGYYEDVDTSYVWKPSDSDWVLFGKIRPILGTMAEATTAFSGSLYPTVNCFYPYIVKVKRALIGAQQSRDTYLMSMAAAMLEKFDKYWEEKNNVMVIATILDPRFKMRYIKWCFAQIFDPVRCEIEINDINQELERLYNKYEILNRQKMGDNGMNRQSTIASLDTTSSMASIASDFQSFLQSSVTESSKSELLIYLDEPNEPIDNKHFNLLRYWNVNCHRFPVVSSLAKRFLAVPVSSVSSECTFSNAGRVIDDYRSSLKPATVQALVCASSWIRDTYEDNNHPLVVGDDEDDVESIEFPKCMVSSN